In Pseudomonas grandcourensis, the DNA window AGCCCTGCCGTACGGCGAGCCGATCAATGGCCTGGAGATCATCACCAAGCGCTGCATCTATACGCCAGCCAAGGGTTTTCTTGAGGAGGCGGGCTGCGCCGAGTGCCGCAAGGAAGTGGGTGAAGCCCTGTTCGAAAGCCTGGAAGACTGGATGCCGGGGCGTACCGACAACTTCACCTGCCCCGAATGCGGGCATGAAGACGACATCAACGGGTTCCTGTTCCTGCAGGAATGCGGCTTCTCCAACCTCGGTTTCATCTTCAATAACTGGGCCGAAGCCGGGTTCAAGCAGAGCTTTATCGATGAATTCGCCGATTGGCTCGATCAGCCGGTCAGTTGGGTGAAAGTCGAATTGTAGGGGCGCCAATCCCCGTATGTCAGTAATGCCAATAATAGACAGAGTTTTACATTGAACCCGAGGGGGTGTCTGACTATAATGGCGCGCTTCCATTTTCCCGCTCGGGAGCCCCCGCGATGCTGCGTATCAGCCAAGAAGCTCTGACATTCGACGACATTCTCCTAGTGCCCGGTTATTCCGAGGTGCTTCCTAACGAAGTCAGTCTCAAGACCCGCCTTACCCGTGGCATCGAGCTGAATATTCCACTGGTCTCCGCCGCCATGGACACCGTCACTGAAGCCCGTCTGGCAATCGCCATGGCTCAGGAAGGTGGTATCGGTATCATCCACAAGAACATGACCATCGAGCAGCAAGCTGCCGAAGTCCGCAAGGTCAAGCGTTACGAAGCCGGTGTGGTCAAGGACCCGATCACCATCGTCGCCGACGCCACCGTGCGCGAGTTGTTCGAACTGACCCGCATGCACAACATCTCCGGCGTTCCGGTGCTGCACAATGGCGACCTGGTCGGCATTGTCACTTCCCGTGACGTGCGTTTCGAGAACCGTCTGGAAGCCACTGTCCGTGATGTGATGACGCCTAAAGAGCGTCTGGTCACGGTCAAGGAAGGCGCCGACAAGAACGATGTGCGTGAACTGCTGCACAAGCACCGCATCGAGCGCGTGCTGATCGTCGACGACAAATTCGCCCTCAAAGGCATGATGACCGTCAACGACATCGAAAAAGCCAAGGCTTACCCGCTGGCGAGCAAGGACGATCAAGGTCGTCTGCGTGTTGGCGCTGCAGTCGGCACCGGTAAAGACACCGGTGACCGCGTTGCAGCCCTGGTCGCTGCCGGTGTTGACGTGGTGGTGGTCGACACTGCTCACGGTCACTCCAAGGGCGTGATCGACCGCGTTCGCTGGGTCAAGCAGAACTTCCCTGAAGTGCAGGTCATCGGCGGCAACATCGCCACCGGCGCTGCCGCCAAGGCCCTGGCCGAAGCCGGCGCTGACGCCGTCAAGGTCGGTATCGGCCCTGGCTCGATCTGCACCACCCGCATCGTCGCCGGTGTCGGCGTGCCGCAAATCAGTGCCATCGCCAACGTCGCCGCTGCCCTCGAAGGCACTGGCGTACCGTTGATCGCCGACGGCGGCATCCGTTTCTCCGGTGACCTGTCCAAGGCCATCGTGGC includes these proteins:
- a CDS encoding sugar ABC transporter ATPase, with product MNSQSIIVPKISTLPVHEPRARAIVRWLVRKNIIEEELTTCGRTGNRMAHAIADGARAVVLHPEALPYGEPINGLEIITKRCIYTPAKGFLEEAGCAECRKEVGEALFESLEDWMPGRTDNFTCPECGHEDDINGFLFLQECGFSNLGFIFNNWAEAGFKQSFIDEFADWLDQPVSWVKVEL
- the guaB gene encoding IMP dehydrogenase — protein: MLRISQEALTFDDILLVPGYSEVLPNEVSLKTRLTRGIELNIPLVSAAMDTVTEARLAIAMAQEGGIGIIHKNMTIEQQAAEVRKVKRYEAGVVKDPITIVADATVRELFELTRMHNISGVPVLHNGDLVGIVTSRDVRFENRLEATVRDVMTPKERLVTVKEGADKNDVRELLHKHRIERVLIVDDKFALKGMMTVNDIEKAKAYPLASKDDQGRLRVGAAVGTGKDTGDRVAALVAAGVDVVVVDTAHGHSKGVIDRVRWVKQNFPEVQVIGGNIATGAAAKALAEAGADAVKVGIGPGSICTTRIVAGVGVPQISAIANVAAALEGTGVPLIADGGIRFSGDLSKAIVAGASCVMMGSMFAGTEEAPGEIELFQGRSYKAYRGMGSLGAMSQAQGSSDRYFQDSSAGAEKLVPEGIEGRVPYKGTLSAIIHQLMGGLRSSMGYTGSADIEEMRTKPEFVRITGAGMAESHVHDVQITKEAPNYRVG